A portion of the Gossypium arboreum isolate Shixiya-1 chromosome 8, ASM2569848v2, whole genome shotgun sequence genome contains these proteins:
- the LOC108470120 gene encoding probable ADP-ribosylation factor GTPase-activating protein AGD14 isoform X2, producing the protein MASRVKEDERNERIIRGLLKQPENRRCINCNSLGPQYVCTNFWTFVCTTCSGIHREFTHRVKSVSMAKFTSQEVTALQEGGNQRAREIYMKEWDPQRNSGPDSSNVERLRDFIKHVYEDRRYSGERNYDKPPRGKMGDKEDVYENRRADGYRGGSRSPPYEDTYDRRYGDKSSPGGRNDDRNSRYGYDERRSPGYDQESRQYGDYKRSPARPEVINDWRREDRFGNGRKPDDNRVSDGDPKLEGRSPERPKESSSPPVVRPVREILGENVIPLRVSEPPKANSDRTVDGPQTQRTVSSSSLGHSSGNPVEAKLETTGSLIDFDADPEPPVAPMVTQTQQTTATQSIVQPTSSTNENWASFDVSPQTNVSQTSSNVNTLDSVLSQLSVPVSVPGHLSGVPSGVGGQLPAHAANMNVAPSTAAFTGQIQTMPFGAGAPASAPVGNFSTLPPTGPLVAAPGLKHTVPGSSGGSQIGVNNAGQWPNMQHQQTHFFSTAGGQTSQQLNGASPSQPWNFAPSPHMQGPQAVSKPFQDVTSAVASQQPPTETKASGRQELPADLFTATYPTYPAPTAGWQMAPPRGMGFTMQYHTAAPPSAFPQSLRSVNPFDLGGEAPRAQTQTGHTWELNYPVTCRRRAIKLEALAVNHPTVS; encoded by the exons ATGGCGAGTCGAGTGAAGGAAGACGAGAGAAATGAACGGATAATTCGAGGTCTTCTAAAACAACCGGAGAATCGAAGATGTATTAACTGCAATAGTTTG GGACCTCAATATGTTTGCACAAACTTCTGGACATTTGTTTGCACCACCTGTAGTGGAATACA TCGGGAATTCACACACAGAGTTAAATCAGTATCGATGGCTAAATTTACTTCTCAAGAAGTTACTGCTCTTCAAGAAGGTGGAAATCAG CGCGCAAGAGAAATCTATATGAAAGAATGGGATCCTCAGCGTAATTCTGGTCCTGACAGCAG TAATGTTGAGAGGCTCCGGGACTTCATTAAGCATGTCTACGAGGATAGAAGATACAGTGGAGAGAGAAACTATGACAAGCCTCCACGAGGAAAGATG GGTGATAAGGAAGATGTTTATGAGAATAGGAGGGCTGATGGATATCGGGGAGGGTCTAGAAGTCCACCATATGAAGATACCTATGATCGTCGATACGGTGACAAGTCCAGTCCAGGGGGAAGAAATGATGACAGAAATTCTAGATATGGTTATGATGAAAGGCGAAGTCCTGGATATGATCAAGAAAGTCGACAATATGGTGATTACAAAAGAAGCCCTGCTCGCCCTGAGGTTATCAATGACTGGCGCCGAGAAGATAGATTTGGTAATGGGAGGAAACCTGATGATAATAGAGTATCTGATGGAGATCCCAAGTTAGAAGGGAGATCACCTGAGCGGCCAAAAGAGTCATCCAGTCCTCCAGTGGTTCGTCCTGTTagagaaattttgggtgagaatgTAATACCCCTTCGTGTAAGTGAACCTCCAAAAGCAAATAGCGACAGAACTGTTGATGGCCCTCAGACGCAG AGAACCGTGTCTTCTAGCAGCTTAGGACATTCCAGTGGTAATCCAGTAGAAGCCAAGTTGGAGACAACTGGTAGCTTAATTGATTTTGATGCCGATCCTGAACCTCCAGTAGCTCCTATGGTTACTCAGACGCAACAAACTACCGCGACTCAATCCATTGTGCAGCCAACTTCTTCTACCAACGAGAACTGGGCCTCTTTCGATGTTTCCCCCCAGACAAATGTTTCTCAGACTTCTTCTAATGTGAACACTCTGGACTCTGTTCTTTCTCAATTGTCAGTTCCAGTATCTGTACCTGGTCATTTATCAGGAGTACCTAGTGGTGTTGGTGGTCAATTGCCTGCTCATGCGGCCAATATGAATGTGGCACCTTCCACTGCTGCATTCACGGGGCAGATCCAAACAATGCCTTTTGGTGCTGGTGCTCCTGCATCTGCACCAGTTGGCAATTTCTCAACATTGCCTCCTACTGGTCCTCTGGTAGCTGCTCCTGGACTAAAGCATACAGTGCCTGGCAGCAGTGGCGGTTCCCAGATTGGTGTTAATAATGCTGGGCAATGGCCTAATATGCAGCACCAACAGACTCATTTTTTCTCCACAGCTGGCGGTCAGACTAGCCAACAACTTAACGGAGCCTCGCCAAGTCAG CCATGGAATTTTGCTCCTTCCCCGCATATGCAGGGGCCTCAAGCTGTCTCAAAACCTTTCCAGGATGTCACTTCTGCCGTTGCATCACAGCAACCACCTACAGAAACAAAAGCAAGTGGAAGACAAGAACTACCTGCG GATCTATTTACTGCAACTTATCCTACCTATCCTGCACCTACAGCAGGATGGCAAATGGCCCCTCCTCGTGGCATGGGGTTCACCATGCAATATCATACTGCAGCG CCACCGTCTGCTTTTCCACAGTCATTAAGGTCGGTAAACCCATTTGATCTCGGTGGTGAAGCACCTCGGGCTCAAACGCAAACA GGCCATACTTGGGAGCTCAATTACCCGGTAACTTGCCGTCGTCGAG CCATCAAGCTGGAGGCATTGGCAGTGAATCATCCTACGGTTTCATAA
- the LOC108470120 gene encoding probable ADP-ribosylation factor GTPase-activating protein AGD14 isoform X1 translates to MASRVKEDERNERIIRGLLKQPENRRCINCNSLGPQYVCTNFWTFVCTTCSGIHREFTHRVKSVSMAKFTSQEVTALQEGGNQRAREIYMKEWDPQRNSGPDSSNVERLRDFIKHVYEDRRYSGERNYDKPPRGKMGDKEDVYENRRADGYRGGSRSPPYEDTYDRRYGDKSSPGGRNDDRNSRYGYDERRSPGYDQESRQYGDYKRSPARPEVINDWRREDRFGNGRKPDDNRVSDGDPKLEGRSPERPKESSSPPVVRPVREILGENVIPLRVSEPPKANSDRTVDGPQTQRTVSSSSLGHSSGNPVEAKLETTGSLIDFDADPEPPVAPMVTQTQQTTATQSIVQPTSSTNENWASFDVSPQTNVSQTSSNVNTLDSVLSQLSVPVSVPGHLSGVPSGVGGQLPAHAANMNVAPSTAAFTGQIQTMPFGAGAPASAPVGNFSTLPPTGPLVAAPGLKHTVPGSSGGSQIGVNNAGQWPNMQHQQTHFFSTAGGQTSQQLNGASPSQPWNFAPSPHMQGPQAVSKPFQDVTSAVASQQPPTETKASGRQELPADLFTATYPTYPAPTAGWQMAPPRGMGFTMQYHTAAPPSAFPQSLRSVNPFDLGGEAPRAQTQTPLSMASLQGALPNLPPPSGLLRTSSLGTPSSAWMPPQSLPYASGIPSQSLPYASALPQRPYLGAQLPGNLPSSSHQAGGIGSESSYGFINTDQHVAGRFSAPATPQPFSSVGGGNPFG, encoded by the exons ATGGCGAGTCGAGTGAAGGAAGACGAGAGAAATGAACGGATAATTCGAGGTCTTCTAAAACAACCGGAGAATCGAAGATGTATTAACTGCAATAGTTTG GGACCTCAATATGTTTGCACAAACTTCTGGACATTTGTTTGCACCACCTGTAGTGGAATACA TCGGGAATTCACACACAGAGTTAAATCAGTATCGATGGCTAAATTTACTTCTCAAGAAGTTACTGCTCTTCAAGAAGGTGGAAATCAG CGCGCAAGAGAAATCTATATGAAAGAATGGGATCCTCAGCGTAATTCTGGTCCTGACAGCAG TAATGTTGAGAGGCTCCGGGACTTCATTAAGCATGTCTACGAGGATAGAAGATACAGTGGAGAGAGAAACTATGACAAGCCTCCACGAGGAAAGATG GGTGATAAGGAAGATGTTTATGAGAATAGGAGGGCTGATGGATATCGGGGAGGGTCTAGAAGTCCACCATATGAAGATACCTATGATCGTCGATACGGTGACAAGTCCAGTCCAGGGGGAAGAAATGATGACAGAAATTCTAGATATGGTTATGATGAAAGGCGAAGTCCTGGATATGATCAAGAAAGTCGACAATATGGTGATTACAAAAGAAGCCCTGCTCGCCCTGAGGTTATCAATGACTGGCGCCGAGAAGATAGATTTGGTAATGGGAGGAAACCTGATGATAATAGAGTATCTGATGGAGATCCCAAGTTAGAAGGGAGATCACCTGAGCGGCCAAAAGAGTCATCCAGTCCTCCAGTGGTTCGTCCTGTTagagaaattttgggtgagaatgTAATACCCCTTCGTGTAAGTGAACCTCCAAAAGCAAATAGCGACAGAACTGTTGATGGCCCTCAGACGCAG AGAACCGTGTCTTCTAGCAGCTTAGGACATTCCAGTGGTAATCCAGTAGAAGCCAAGTTGGAGACAACTGGTAGCTTAATTGATTTTGATGCCGATCCTGAACCTCCAGTAGCTCCTATGGTTACTCAGACGCAACAAACTACCGCGACTCAATCCATTGTGCAGCCAACTTCTTCTACCAACGAGAACTGGGCCTCTTTCGATGTTTCCCCCCAGACAAATGTTTCTCAGACTTCTTCTAATGTGAACACTCTGGACTCTGTTCTTTCTCAATTGTCAGTTCCAGTATCTGTACCTGGTCATTTATCAGGAGTACCTAGTGGTGTTGGTGGTCAATTGCCTGCTCATGCGGCCAATATGAATGTGGCACCTTCCACTGCTGCATTCACGGGGCAGATCCAAACAATGCCTTTTGGTGCTGGTGCTCCTGCATCTGCACCAGTTGGCAATTTCTCAACATTGCCTCCTACTGGTCCTCTGGTAGCTGCTCCTGGACTAAAGCATACAGTGCCTGGCAGCAGTGGCGGTTCCCAGATTGGTGTTAATAATGCTGGGCAATGGCCTAATATGCAGCACCAACAGACTCATTTTTTCTCCACAGCTGGCGGTCAGACTAGCCAACAACTTAACGGAGCCTCGCCAAGTCAG CCATGGAATTTTGCTCCTTCCCCGCATATGCAGGGGCCTCAAGCTGTCTCAAAACCTTTCCAGGATGTCACTTCTGCCGTTGCATCACAGCAACCACCTACAGAAACAAAAGCAAGTGGAAGACAAGAACTACCTGCG GATCTATTTACTGCAACTTATCCTACCTATCCTGCACCTACAGCAGGATGGCAAATGGCCCCTCCTCGTGGCATGGGGTTCACCATGCAATATCATACTGCAGCG CCACCGTCTGCTTTTCCACAGTCATTAAGGTCGGTAAACCCATTTGATCTCGGTGGTGAAGCACCTCGGGCTCAAACGCAAACA CCCCTTTCCATGGCTTCCTTACAAGGTGCCCTACCAAATTTGCCACCTCCTTCTGGCCTATTACGCACTTCAAGCCTCGGTACACCATCATCAGCATGGATGCCACCTCAATCTTTACCTTACGCGTCGGGAATTCCATCGCAGTCACTGCCCTATGCTTCAGCATTGCCACAAA GGCCATACTTGGGAGCTCAATTACCCGGTAACTTGCCGTCGTCGAG CCATCAAGCTGGAGGCATTGGCAGTGAATCATCCTACGGTTTCATAAATACTGACCAACACGTGGCCGGTAGATTCTCAGCACCGGCTACCCCACAGCCTTTCTCTTCTGTCGGTGGGGGCAACCCATTTGGCTGA